The following proteins are co-located in the Sporolactobacillus pectinivorans genome:
- a CDS encoding LysR family transcriptional regulator, with protein MEIRHLKYFVSVYQTLHFSKAAERLGISQPTLSQQIRVLEDEIGSRLFDRVGKKIYPTQAGELLYQTSSRIFNELSGFESRLKKLQGSSEGTLRLGFSCNELITRVLIQYTHLHPGIVIQANIKSTKETIEDIEGNRKEIGVVRSSYHLPDLTSIPLYTEHFSLIATQDILKDLQKKRVLSICDLVKIPLALYPSNFLVRELINDEAAKQGFTIEPKFEFSTMDSLIKFAENGVAATILPDPFVRKINSDRVTCLPFATEELSQLVQIVYLKGRQLSKAAELFVDLLKEQYRAKKNSRADSKMVFNH; from the coding sequence TTGGAGATTCGGCATCTTAAATATTTTGTATCGGTTTACCAGACACTTCACTTTTCAAAAGCTGCAGAAAGATTGGGGATCTCACAGCCCACTTTGAGCCAGCAGATTCGGGTTTTAGAGGACGAGATTGGGTCACGTTTGTTCGACCGTGTGGGAAAAAAGATTTACCCGACACAGGCCGGAGAACTTCTTTACCAAACTTCTTCTCGTATTTTCAATGAACTGTCCGGATTTGAATCCAGGCTGAAAAAGCTTCAGGGGAGTTCAGAGGGCACCCTGCGGCTTGGTTTTTCATGCAACGAGTTAATCACGCGTGTTTTGATTCAATACACTCACTTGCACCCGGGCATTGTAATCCAGGCCAATATAAAATCAACGAAAGAGACAATAGAGGACATTGAGGGGAACAGAAAAGAGATCGGTGTTGTCCGTTCTTCATATCATTTACCTGATTTGACCTCCATTCCGCTTTACACCGAACATTTTTCATTGATTGCCACCCAAGACATTTTAAAAGATCTGCAAAAGAAAAGAGTCCTGTCGATTTGTGACCTTGTTAAAATACCTTTAGCATTATATCCGTCAAACTTTCTTGTCCGCGAATTGATTAATGACGAAGCTGCGAAACAAGGTTTTACGATTGAGCCTAAATTTGAATTCTCGACGATGGATTCTTTAATCAAATTCGCTGAAAACGGAGTGGCAGCGACCATCTTGCCTGATCCATTTGTCCGGAAGATAAACAGTGATCGCGTGACGTGCCTTCCATTTGCCACGGAAGAACTTTCCCAATTGGTGCAGATCGTTTATCTGAAAGGGCGGCAATTATCGAAAGCTGCAGAGCTGTTCGTTGATCTTTTGAAGGAGCAATATCGCGCGAAGAAAAACTCAAGGGCGGACAGCAAAATGGTCTTTAATCACTGA
- a CDS encoding nitroreductase family protein, which translates to MFVITADLHWNAEIAQEKGKSTEVLGSFDYFLRSLSDAFISAQNIVIAAESMGIGIVYLGSILNDAQAVIDLLHLPKYTFPVVGIAMGYPDQSPELKPRLPENEIYHENEYHSSERLVHDLENYDQTVSQYYDLRHKNRRIDTFTNQIAKAMDKCPEKRMSMLDVLKSQGFIQY; encoded by the coding sequence TTGTTTGTCATCACAGCTGATTTGCATTGGAACGCAGAAATTGCTCAGGAAAAAGGAAAATCCACTGAAGTTTTAGGCTCGTTCGATTATTTTCTAAGATCGTTAAGTGATGCATTCATATCCGCTCAAAATATCGTCATCGCTGCTGAAAGTATGGGAATCGGAATCGTATACCTAGGCAGTATATTGAATGATGCTCAGGCCGTTATTGACTTATTGCATCTTCCAAAATACACTTTTCCGGTGGTCGGCATAGCGATGGGTTACCCTGACCAATCGCCAGAATTAAAACCACGATTACCTGAAAACGAAATTTATCATGAAAATGAATATCACTCTTCGGAGCGATTGGTCCATGACTTAGAAAACTATGATCAAACCGTTTCTCAGTATTATGACCTGCGGCACAAAAATCGCCGGATTGATACGTTTACCAATCAAATTGCAAAAGCAATGGACAAGTGCCCGGAAAAAAGGATGTCCATGCTTGATGTTCTTAAATCTCAAGGTTTTATTCAGTACTGA
- a CDS encoding nitroreductase family protein, which produces MNETIRLLLNHRSIRGFPNENIAQEKIDLFIQAAQHAPTNSFLQQYSIIDITDEMKKKTLAESVIKPTLLKQTGCLSSQLICIGTQKLLRKKENPLKF; this is translated from the coding sequence ATGAATGAAACTATCCGGTTATTACTTAATCATCGCAGTATTCGCGGATTTCCTAATGAAAACATTGCACAGGAGAAGATCGATCTGTTCATTCAGGCGGCACAGCACGCACCGACAAACAGCTTTCTGCAACAGTACTCCATTATTGATATCACGGACGAAATGAAGAAAAAAACATTAGCAGAATCGGTAATCAAACCTACATTGTTGAAGCAAACCGGTTGTTTGTCATCACAGCTGATTTGCATTGGAACGCAGAAATTGCTCAGGAAAAAGGAAAATCCACTGAAGTTTTAG
- a CDS encoding MFS transporter, whose amino-acid sequence MNIVTKSKMTQKKLPHLLEPIVKSRAFRALWIGNTLSTLGSSITLIIFPMIVYSLSHSTLSMGFVMAGYMLPNVVILPFSGMIVDRLNRVRLMRAADIVRAVLTCLGMILGLLGYLTIPLLIAIAAMIGLMNGLFDPAFAALRATIFTSDIRTGATSLSQASVQLMRLLGPALGGIIVSVFSAPIGFGVDAATYVISLICLLFLTKEGQVHKTFTSSKESFIRECFAGISILSKHTWLWITILDLSLLNICRSGITAILIPWLVKFHFDFPIYVYGLIMSSEGIGGTLAAFVYGMRKRWQHRGLIAYTGIGLGGCALFLVALIPNGFALMLLMLIEGAGIMVFGLIWEISLQELVKNESFGRVASLDMIGSFALMPVGYMLTGWIAQAIGGTVSMLILSGTLVISTAAVLLIPQIRHFD is encoded by the coding sequence ATGAACATCGTCACAAAATCAAAAATGACCCAAAAAAAGCTTCCCCATCTTCTTGAGCCGATCGTTAAATCCAGAGCGTTTCGCGCGCTTTGGATCGGCAACACACTTTCAACCTTAGGAAGTTCGATTACCTTAATCATTTTCCCTATGATTGTGTATTCGCTGAGCCATTCAACGCTGTCGATGGGATTTGTCATGGCCGGCTATATGCTGCCCAATGTTGTCATTCTACCTTTTTCCGGTATGATTGTTGATCGGCTGAACCGGGTTAGGCTCATGCGCGCAGCAGATATCGTTCGAGCGGTTTTAACGTGTTTGGGAATGATCCTTGGTCTCTTGGGGTATCTGACAATTCCCTTGCTGATTGCTATAGCGGCCATGATCGGATTGATGAACGGATTGTTTGATCCTGCATTTGCCGCTTTACGTGCAACCATTTTTACTTCCGACATCCGAACGGGTGCCACGTCACTATCGCAGGCCAGCGTACAATTGATGCGGCTGCTTGGACCTGCACTGGGCGGTATCATTGTTTCCGTATTTTCTGCTCCGATCGGGTTCGGTGTTGATGCAGCAACCTATGTCATTTCATTGATCTGCCTGCTGTTTTTGACCAAAGAAGGACAGGTCCATAAAACATTCACCAGCAGTAAAGAAAGCTTCATCCGTGAATGTTTTGCAGGAATAAGCATCCTCAGCAAACATACATGGCTTTGGATAACAATTCTTGATCTGAGTCTGCTCAATATTTGCCGAAGCGGAATCACAGCAATCTTGATTCCCTGGCTTGTCAAATTTCATTTTGATTTTCCCATTTATGTCTATGGATTGATCATGTCCAGTGAAGGGATTGGCGGTACACTCGCTGCTTTTGTTTACGGAATGAGGAAAAGATGGCAGCATCGGGGACTAATTGCCTATACGGGTATTGGCCTTGGAGGCTGTGCTCTTTTCCTGGTGGCTCTCATTCCGAATGGATTCGCACTGATGTTGCTCATGCTTATTGAGGGTGCCGGCATTATGGTTTTTGGACTGATTTGGGAAATCAGTCTTCAGGAACTGGTTAAAAATGAATCATTCGGACGCGTAGCCAGCCTGGATATGATCGGGTCCTTTGCACTCATGCCGGTTGGTTACATGCTTACTGGCTGGATCGCTCAAGCCATTGGTGGCACTGTCTCCATGCTGATTCTGAGCGGCACGTTGGTTATTTCGACAGCAGCCGTTCTTTTGATTCCTCAGATTCGCCATTTTGATTAA
- a CDS encoding LysR family transcriptional regulator — translation MELSDLRIFQAVARSQSFSKAAESLGYVQPNVTLRIKKLENDLNVPLFRRTNRGVETLPSALTLLTYADRILSLMDEAEEKLTSRAFLSVGATPILSAQLFPAFIQKVHLHFPQVKVEVKTDQKVQLYSDLKHDLIDGIFVNEKAIPDGLTSIFSYTEKLFLVSARTEPDSGDERIAVVNKNPQCPYRNMLLHYLDNKMDTTDIIEYDTLEPIIRSVESTNAVTILPQSLVTSKMSKASLPKEMNSIRIHFVVKQANVKKKTVKKIIETLSE, via the coding sequence ATGGAACTCAGTGATTTACGTATTTTTCAGGCGGTGGCAAGATCCCAGTCTTTCTCCAAAGCGGCAGAAAGCCTGGGCTATGTACAGCCAAATGTCACATTGCGAATAAAAAAGCTGGAGAACGATTTAAATGTTCCCTTATTTCGGAGAACCAATCGCGGTGTAGAAACACTTCCATCAGCTTTGACTTTGCTTACGTACGCGGACAGAATTCTGTCACTGATGGATGAGGCAGAAGAAAAATTAACCTCTCGAGCTTTTCTGTCCGTTGGAGCAACGCCCATTTTATCTGCTCAATTATTTCCAGCATTTATTCAGAAAGTTCATCTCCATTTTCCTCAGGTGAAAGTCGAAGTGAAAACGGATCAAAAAGTACAATTGTATTCGGATCTGAAACATGATCTCATTGACGGTATTTTTGTAAATGAAAAGGCAATCCCAGATGGCTTGACCTCTATATTTTCCTACACTGAAAAACTCTTTTTGGTATCGGCACGAACAGAACCTGACAGTGGAGATGAAAGAATAGCTGTCGTGAATAAGAATCCACAGTGCCCTTATAGAAACATGCTGCTCCATTACTTAGATAACAAAATGGATACTACGGACATCATCGAATATGATACACTGGAACCTATTATCAGAAGTGTCGAGAGTACGAACGCAGTAACTATTTTGCCTCAATCCCTGGTCACATCAAAGATGAGTAAAGCATCCCTACCGAAAGAGATGAATTCAATCCGTATCCATTTTGTTGTCAAACAGGCGAATGTAAAGAAAAAGACAGTGAAAAAGATTATTGAAACGTTAAGTGAATAG
- a CDS encoding MFS transporter, whose protein sequence is MKTTKSSTIQIESNTTSHSMRSAHIAALTVGVIASFAVFLDATMMNLALPTLSREFGANRSSIEWVIDAYTLTFSAIMLSAGVTSDSYGARRIFIPGMIIFSIASIGCAVSQNITMLNVFRLIQGAGAALLLPSSLSLTTQNVDGINLRRVAIAIWSAAGGIGLAAGPIISGIVVTSLGWRWLFWINVLVGLIAVAFTTLTKPSSRRDGVHLDLFGQVTATLVIGSIVFILIEGQHLGWTMPLLFVIAAICLVSVISFIIIERKTAYPLIPPRLAARAEFIGSALLGALFNLAFYGVLFALSLLFQDVKGESSLHAGLNFLPFTGLIFVGNLIAPRIARRFGATSVLYLGQAFFGVGLLTIVFTVTFTQPWLLAVSLLPAGFGAGLLVPTMTSRMLESLPQDLSGAASASFNTSRQLGGAIGVALFGNLLGSNLHLMTGFIKCFIASFICVAVSTVLTLILLREPRKHANDATKRSPH, encoded by the coding sequence ATGAAAACTACAAAATCGTCAACTATACAAATCGAAAGTAACACCACATCGCATTCAATGAGAAGTGCCCATATAGCTGCGCTAACAGTAGGAGTGATCGCATCTTTTGCTGTATTTCTTGATGCCACGATGATGAATCTTGCTCTTCCTACTCTTTCTCGCGAATTCGGTGCGAATCGCAGCAGCATCGAATGGGTCATCGACGCATACACACTAACATTCTCTGCAATCATGTTAAGTGCTGGTGTTACGTCGGACAGTTACGGTGCCCGGCGCATATTCATTCCTGGTATGATCATCTTCAGCATAGCTTCCATTGGCTGTGCTGTTTCGCAAAACATCACAATGTTGAACGTGTTCCGCCTTATCCAAGGGGCCGGAGCTGCCCTTCTGCTTCCAAGTTCTCTCTCACTGACGACTCAGAACGTTGACGGCATAAACTTGCGTCGCGTTGCAATCGCCATCTGGTCCGCTGCAGGTGGTATTGGCCTGGCAGCCGGCCCTATAATCAGTGGTATCGTTGTCACGAGTCTTGGCTGGCGCTGGTTATTCTGGATTAACGTTCTCGTCGGTTTGATTGCTGTCGCTTTCACCACCTTGACGAAACCGTCGTCTCGTCGTGATGGAGTACACTTGGATCTTTTCGGACAGGTCACTGCAACCCTCGTTATCGGAAGTATCGTTTTCATTTTAATCGAGGGGCAGCATCTCGGCTGGACCATGCCGCTCTTGTTCGTAATCGCTGCCATATGCTTGGTCTCAGTCATCAGTTTTATCATTATAGAACGGAAAACTGCTTACCCTCTGATTCCACCACGACTCGCAGCCCGAGCTGAGTTTATCGGATCAGCATTACTCGGTGCCTTATTCAACCTTGCCTTCTATGGGGTACTGTTCGCACTCAGCCTTCTATTTCAAGATGTCAAAGGAGAATCGTCACTCCATGCCGGTTTGAATTTTCTCCCCTTTACTGGATTGATTTTCGTCGGCAATCTTATCGCACCGCGCATCGCTCGCCGATTTGGTGCAACGAGCGTTCTTTACTTAGGACAGGCCTTCTTTGGGGTGGGCTTGCTCACTATTGTCTTCACAGTAACGTTTACACAACCTTGGCTGCTCGCTGTCAGCCTCCTGCCCGCAGGGTTCGGTGCAGGGCTGCTGGTACCAACGATGACTTCACGTATGCTCGAATCACTCCCACAGGACCTGTCAGGCGCAGCATCTGCTTCATTTAACACAAGTCGTCAGCTCGGAGGAGCTATCGGGGTAGCTCTTTTTGGTAATCTACTTGGATCGAACCTGCACCTCATGACAGGTTTTATTAAATGTTTCATTGCATCATTCATATGCGTCGCAGTTAGCACCGTACTCACACTGATTCTGCTCAGAGAACCTCGTAAACATGCGAATGATGCAACAAAAAGATCACCGCATTAA
- a CDS encoding LysR family transcriptional regulator, producing the protein MDIENMKAFVKVAECKSISDAARKLHYLQSNLSAKVKRVETYYNQKLFIREPRGVELTAKGAVLYQQFKEMIFLWEETENKMKRQDASLRLGTVVSIGVTQFSQALARLKYRNPSLEVTIKTGSADSIEKQILNEKIDIAYFIGKLGNSHIRYEKLGIEELVLVGDNISNTTDFKEYLRNKNLLVLTDHCLYSSILQNIFADLKIDHGETIEVGDIDAIIQFALMGMGISLIPKRLVIRKNISSFLEIPSLNKFVDLYLITRSNHELTPIEKQFIQLSQELALIS; encoded by the coding sequence GTGGATATTGAGAATATGAAGGCTTTTGTAAAAGTTGCTGAATGTAAAAGCATCTCAGATGCTGCACGCAAACTCCATTATCTTCAGTCCAATTTGTCAGCAAAAGTGAAGAGGGTAGAAACCTATTATAATCAGAAATTATTTATCAGAGAGCCTCGAGGAGTAGAATTAACTGCGAAAGGAGCGGTGCTGTATCAGCAATTTAAAGAGATGATCTTTCTTTGGGAAGAAACTGAAAATAAAATGAAGAGACAGGATGCATCGCTTCGTCTAGGTACGGTTGTATCGATCGGAGTAACACAATTTTCACAGGCACTAGCCCGCCTTAAGTACCGAAATCCCAGTCTGGAGGTTACGATAAAAACGGGATCGGCTGACTCGATTGAAAAACAAATCCTTAATGAGAAGATTGATATTGCCTACTTCATTGGAAAACTGGGCAATTCACATATTCGTTACGAAAAATTAGGGATAGAAGAACTCGTTCTTGTGGGAGATAATATTAGCAATACTACTGATTTTAAAGAGTATTTGAGAAATAAAAATCTGCTTGTACTCACAGACCACTGCCTCTATTCGTCGATTCTGCAAAATATCTTCGCAGACTTGAAAATTGATCACGGCGAAACGATTGAGGTTGGTGATATCGACGCAATTATCCAGTTTGCTTTAATGGGAATGGGAATTTCTTTGATTCCCAAACGATTGGTTATACGTAAAAATATCTCTTCGTTTCTAGAGATTCCTTCATTGAACAAGTTCGTTGATCTTTATTTGATTACACGATCAAATCATGAATTGACGCCGATAGAAAAGCAGTTTATCCAGCTCTCTCAGGAACTTGCATTAATAAGTTGA
- a CDS encoding SDR family NAD(P)-dependent oxidoreductase, translated as MRNIEEQVIFVTGSTDGMGKQVAMDLARAGATVLLHGRNMEKGLTVKKEIIDATGSEKIKLYIADFLSIIEVGRLAAEIKADYSRLDVLINNAGIGFGDLNAKTSDLSRDGFELRFAVNYLAPFLLTCRLLPLLSKEPSRVVNVASVGQSPIDLSNIMLERHYSPTRAYTQSKLALVAFTFELSERYGTAERTFNCLHPGTYLDTKMVRESGIAPLGSIQSGSDAIEHLALSAELNGVTGKYFDQKSESRAERQAYDKVFRKKLWDLSERLTGMK; from the coding sequence ATGAGAAATATTGAAGAACAAGTCATTTTTGTTACAGGATCAACAGACGGGATGGGTAAACAGGTTGCTATGGATTTGGCAAGGGCAGGAGCGACTGTACTTCTCCATGGGAGAAACATGGAGAAGGGTCTGACAGTAAAAAAAGAAATTATCGATGCTACCGGAAGTGAAAAAATAAAGCTTTACATCGCCGATTTTTTATCAATCATCGAGGTGGGTCGTCTAGCCGCAGAGATAAAGGCTGACTATTCAAGGCTTGATGTGCTAATTAACAATGCAGGTATTGGATTTGGTGATCTTAACGCTAAAACAAGTGATTTAAGCCGGGACGGTTTTGAACTCCGGTTTGCAGTCAATTATTTAGCACCATTTTTGCTGACTTGCAGACTGCTACCGCTTTTGAGTAAAGAGCCGTCAAGGGTAGTTAATGTTGCTTCTGTCGGACAAAGCCCGATTGATTTATCCAACATCATGCTTGAACGTCATTACTCGCCCACTCGTGCATACACGCAAAGTAAACTGGCACTTGTCGCCTTTACCTTCGAACTGTCGGAGAGGTACGGAACCGCTGAGCGGACGTTTAATTGCCTACATCCCGGAACTTATCTGGATACCAAGATGGTACGTGAGAGCGGGATTGCCCCATTAGGAAGTATTCAGTCAGGTTCCGATGCAATCGAGCATCTCGCCCTTTCGGCGGAATTGAACGGAGTTACTGGGAAGTATTTTGATCAAAAAAGTGAATCACGCGCTGAACGTCAAGCTTATGACAAGGTATTCAGAAAAAAATTGTGGGATTTGAGCGAAAGACTGACTGGAATGAAATAA
- a CDS encoding PLP-dependent aminotransferase family protein, with translation MRLKINKEISLPVFLQIKDSIKEQILSGILPAGFVLPPERKMASENDVSRTTVIRAYDELKALGLVASYRGKGTVVTDKKEPSHSENPNVFPLSWYPLFEKKLGNVSDTITDLMDVGSRRDTISFAAGVGDPSLYPIHQLQAIQNEDTFNNDVLNLSAVEGYYPLRESLSKLMELRGVSTSAKEVMVLSGSMQGIDFAARTFLSPGDAVIVEEPTFLQAIQCFRAAGARIIGIPLDHGGIRTDVLEAQLGRYKPKFIYTIPTYHNPTGIVMSMERRMELLRIAYKYQVPILEDDPYGEISFGRQKLPPLKTLDQYGYVIYLSTFSKVLFPGMRVGWVVAPEPVRKKFVLLKQITDLHVNTPGQFLLDRFLREGHYEPHLRHELTTYENKRNLMAAALKQEEGLVTFDSPDGGFYLWCRIPYNIPQKQLLSLCASKGVLYTPGNVFYPQESDGEHLLRLNFTYESRERIEKGISVFMDAVKKLSRHNTKMNPIIESRPIV, from the coding sequence ATGCGATTAAAAATTAATAAGGAGATTTCCTTACCTGTGTTTCTGCAAATCAAAGACAGCATCAAAGAACAAATTCTTTCGGGAATACTCCCGGCTGGATTTGTTCTACCGCCGGAAAGAAAAATGGCTTCTGAAAATGATGTGAGCCGGACGACGGTGATCAGAGCCTATGATGAATTGAAAGCTTTAGGACTTGTTGCGTCTTACCGTGGAAAAGGGACTGTGGTGACGGATAAAAAAGAACCGTCCCATAGCGAAAACCCAAACGTTTTTCCATTGTCCTGGTACCCACTGTTTGAAAAAAAACTGGGAAATGTTAGTGATACGATCACGGATCTAATGGATGTCGGAAGCAGGCGTGATACGATCTCTTTCGCTGCCGGTGTGGGTGATCCGAGCTTGTATCCGATTCATCAGCTGCAGGCTATTCAAAACGAGGATACTTTCAATAATGATGTGCTTAATCTCAGCGCCGTTGAAGGGTACTACCCGCTTAGAGAAAGTTTGAGCAAATTGATGGAACTACGTGGTGTTTCTACATCCGCAAAAGAAGTAATGGTTCTTTCCGGCTCGATGCAAGGAATTGATTTTGCAGCCCGAACTTTTCTTTCCCCAGGAGATGCGGTCATCGTTGAAGAACCAACCTTCCTGCAGGCGATCCAATGTTTCAGAGCGGCAGGTGCTAGGATTATCGGTATTCCACTTGACCATGGAGGAATCCGTACCGATGTGCTTGAGGCGCAGCTTGGGCGATATAAACCTAAATTTATCTATACGATTCCTACATACCATAACCCTACAGGGATTGTGATGAGTATGGAGCGACGGATGGAATTGCTGCGTATCGCCTATAAATACCAGGTTCCGATTTTGGAAGATGACCCTTATGGCGAAATCAGTTTCGGCCGGCAGAAGCTTCCTCCGTTGAAAACGCTCGATCAATATGGGTATGTGATCTATTTAAGCACGTTTTCTAAAGTGCTTTTCCCGGGAATGCGTGTGGGATGGGTCGTTGCACCGGAACCCGTGAGGAAAAAATTCGTCCTGTTGAAGCAGATTACCGATCTTCATGTGAATACACCAGGACAATTTTTGCTGGATCGGTTTCTTCGGGAAGGACATTATGAACCACATTTGCGACATGAATTAACGACTTATGAAAACAAAAGAAATCTTATGGCCGCGGCTTTGAAACAAGAGGAGGGACTCGTCACTTTCGATAGCCCAGATGGGGGATTTTATCTATGGTGCAGGATTCCGTACAATATCCCGCAAAAACAACTTCTTTCACTATGCGCTTCAAAAGGCGTACTTTACACGCCTGGTAATGTTTTCTATCCGCAGGAGAGTGATGGGGAGCACTTGCTAAGATTGAATTTCACGTATGAATCTCGTGAACGTATTGAAAAGGGAATATCGGTCTTCATGGATGCAGTGAAGAAATTAAGCAGACACAATACAAAAATGAATCCGATTATAGAGTCCAGACCAATTGTTTAA
- a CDS encoding PLP-dependent aminotransferase family protein, whose protein sequence is MEKFSERSRHVTSSATREIMKVTERPEVISFAGGLPAPELFPIEEMKVACEAVLSESGEQALQYSTTEGYLPLRQDIVSRLEAIGIHATTDHILMTTGSQQGLDLTGKLFLDNEDTVICESPTYLAAIQAFSVYNPNFVEVPMDEDGMLMDELERALQAYPDAKFIYTIPDFQNPTGRTLSLKRRKKMIALANQFDVVIVEDNPYGAVRFAGEALPPVKSLDTEGRVVYISTFSKIFSPGLRLGWICADQVFIDKYVMFKQAADLHTDSFAQRITAKYIELFDLEAHIEDIRTVYLSRRQKMIDCIKSYFPKQVKHSSPEGGLFLWVELPESVDTQEIFEECLKRHVAFVPGNAFYPGRVKNNTFRLNYSNMPEEKIVEGMKRLGAVLTTAVNSSTVQSSRE, encoded by the coding sequence ATGGAAAAATTCTCAGAGCGATCAAGACACGTCACATCCTCAGCGACACGTGAAATTATGAAGGTGACCGAAAGGCCTGAAGTGATTTCTTTTGCAGGAGGCCTTCCGGCGCCGGAACTTTTCCCGATTGAAGAGATGAAGGTAGCTTGTGAAGCCGTACTTTCTGAATCTGGAGAACAGGCTTTGCAATACAGCACAACCGAAGGCTATCTGCCTCTTCGCCAGGACATTGTCAGTCGATTAGAGGCGATTGGCATTCATGCAACGACCGATCATATTCTGATGACCACCGGCTCGCAGCAAGGACTGGATTTAACCGGTAAACTGTTTCTTGATAACGAGGATACGGTCATCTGTGAGAGTCCGACCTATCTCGCAGCCATACAGGCATTCAGTGTATACAATCCCAACTTTGTCGAAGTGCCCATGGATGAAGACGGGATGCTCATGGATGAATTGGAACGTGCCCTCCAAGCTTATCCCGATGCAAAATTCATCTACACCATTCCGGATTTCCAAAATCCCACAGGCCGAACACTGAGCTTGAAAAGGCGGAAAAAAATGATTGCGCTTGCGAATCAATTTGATGTCGTTATCGTTGAAGACAATCCCTATGGTGCCGTTCGTTTTGCGGGAGAAGCGCTGCCGCCTGTAAAAAGCCTTGATACGGAGGGCCGTGTAGTCTATATCAGTACATTTTCTAAAATATTTTCGCCGGGTCTGCGCCTGGGCTGGATCTGTGCAGATCAGGTTTTTATTGACAAATACGTTATGTTCAAACAGGCTGCCGACCTGCATACTGACAGTTTTGCCCAAAGAATTACCGCAAAATATATCGAACTCTTTGATCTTGAAGCGCATATTGAAGACATCCGGACGGTTTATCTTTCCCGACGTCAGAAGATGATTGACTGCATTAAATCTTATTTTCCAAAACAAGTTAAACATAGCTCGCCTGAGGGCGGTCTGTTCCTTTGGGTTGAATTGCCCGAATCCGTCGATACACAGGAAATTTTTGAAGAATGTCTGAAACGTCATGTTGCTTTTGTTCCAGGTAATGCCTTCTATCCGGGTCGCGTAAAGAACAACACATTCAGATTAAATTACTCAAACATGCCGGAAGAAAAAATTGTAGAAGGCATGAAACGATTGGGAGCGGTCCTCACAACTGCTGTGAACAGCAGTACCGTGCAATCCTCACGCGAATAA
- a CDS encoding LysE family transporter, protein MNYSAFLTYVIILTFTPGPNNLMSMEEGKRVGFRKSLQFVSGIFVSFLMLAIVTLIFTDSLKDYVPAIEPWFKVLGSAYLLYLVWKMFGSSNAMDRENDLHRIAFFSGMILNFSNIKTMLFLLTGYSSYILTAYQSFNIAIMFGLLMCIVGLCSLLLWASLGSLFNRFFHRHEKVVNTVLAILLVYSAIEIWL, encoded by the coding sequence GTGAATTACAGTGCTTTTTTAACTTATGTCATTATTCTTACTTTCACACCAGGACCGAATAATTTAATGTCGATGGAGGAGGGGAAGCGCGTAGGTTTTCGAAAGTCGCTTCAATTTGTGTCTGGCATTTTTGTCAGTTTCCTGATGCTGGCTATCGTTACGCTAATATTTACTGACAGTTTGAAGGATTACGTCCCGGCAATTGAGCCTTGGTTCAAAGTATTGGGTTCGGCCTATCTCCTTTATCTGGTATGGAAGATGTTTGGATCGTCAAATGCCATGGATAGAGAAAATGACTTGCATCGAATTGCATTTTTTTCCGGAATGATACTAAATTTCTCTAATATTAAGACCATGCTTTTCTTATTAACAGGCTATTCGTCGTATATTTTAACAGCCTATCAAAGTTTTAACATCGCCATAATGTTTGGTCTGTTGATGTGCATCGTAGGGCTCTGTTCATTGCTGCTTTGGGCTTCATTAGGTTCGCTCTTCAATCGTTTCTTTCATCGCCATGAAAAAGTTGTTAATACAGTGCTTGCCATTTTGCTCGTTTACTCAGCCATTGAGATTTGGCTGTAA